A section of the Brevundimonas sp. AJA228-03 genome encodes:
- a CDS encoding RsmB/NOP family class I SAM-dependent RNA methyltransferase, translated as MTPAARLASAAAIIDRISAGKAPAEAVLKTWGTENRYAGSRDRRAIADQVYKVLRARGRLVWAMGGREDGRALVIGALSLIDGLSVEAIEALHSGDGYGPRPLSKQERSRISMTADEVPGWVAAGLPEFVVEDFRNTFGDRWAEEAAGLMVPRAPIDLRVNGARATVDEVMAELRAAGLSPERTPWSAWGLRLSAEPPPNVQALEAFKAGRIEIQDEGSQIVCWLAGVEPGMTVVDYCAGGGGKTLGLAMQGLADGASRVEAAPPEPERIWTPTGWVDAPKSKPKAATVTQAEGRLIACDVVQKRLDNIRPRLARAGVEAELIHLGPNGGGVEDIVGIADVVFVDAPCTGSGTWRRRPEDAWRLKPEDVDRMHSLQMAILARAAKLVKPGGRLVYVTCSMLRVENEATVDHFEEDHPGFAPMPILPPRGRGAAERGRGSAPDTGSEAGPLRHDAKPRRATSPVGGGITDAGWDKLAGLAQGHRLRMSPATTDTDGFFVALYERRA; from the coding sequence TTGACCCCCGCCGCCCGTCTCGCCTCCGCCGCCGCCATCATCGACCGCATCAGTGCGGGCAAGGCCCCGGCCGAGGCCGTCCTGAAGACCTGGGGGACCGAGAACCGCTACGCCGGGTCCAGGGACCGCCGGGCCATCGCCGATCAGGTCTACAAGGTGCTGCGCGCGCGTGGCCGTCTGGTCTGGGCCATGGGCGGGCGCGAGGACGGGCGTGCGCTGGTCATCGGGGCGCTGAGCCTGATCGACGGCCTGTCGGTCGAGGCGATCGAGGCGCTGCACTCGGGCGACGGCTATGGCCCCAGGCCGCTGTCGAAGCAGGAACGGTCGCGGATCAGCATGACGGCCGACGAGGTGCCGGGCTGGGTCGCGGCGGGCCTGCCCGAGTTCGTGGTCGAGGATTTCAGGAACACCTTTGGCGACCGCTGGGCCGAGGAGGCCGCCGGTCTGATGGTGCCGCGCGCCCCGATCGACCTGCGGGTCAACGGGGCCAGGGCGACGGTCGACGAGGTCATGGCCGAGCTGCGCGCGGCGGGCCTTTCGCCGGAGCGGACGCCCTGGTCGGCCTGGGGCCTGCGTCTGTCGGCCGAGCCGCCGCCGAACGTCCAGGCACTGGAGGCTTTCAAGGCCGGGCGGATCGAGATCCAGGACGAGGGCAGCCAGATCGTCTGCTGGCTGGCCGGGGTCGAGCCGGGCATGACCGTGGTGGACTATTGCGCCGGGGGCGGGGGCAAGACCCTGGGGCTGGCGATGCAGGGGCTGGCGGACGGCGCCTCGCGCGTCGAGGCCGCGCCGCCTGAGCCGGAGCGCATCTGGACCCCGACCGGCTGGGTCGATGCACCGAAATCGAAGCCGAAAGCGGCAACGGTCACTCAGGCCGAAGGTCGGCTGATCGCCTGCGACGTGGTGCAGAAGCGGCTGGACAACATCCGCCCCCGGCTGGCCCGCGCGGGCGTCGAGGCCGAGCTGATCCACCTGGGGCCGAACGGCGGCGGGGTCGAGGACATCGTCGGCATCGCCGATGTCGTCTTCGTCGATGCACCCTGTACCGGGTCCGGCACCTGGCGGCGGCGGCCGGAGGACGCCTGGCGGCTGAAGCCGGAAGACGTCGACCGGATGCATTCCCTGCAGATGGCGATCCTGGCGCGGGCCGCGAAACTGGTGAAGCCGGGCGGGCGGCTGGTCTATGTCACCTGTTCGATGCTGCGGGTCGAGAACGAGGCCACGGTGGACCATTTCGAGGAGGACCACCCCGGGTTTGCGCCGATGCCAATCCTCCCCCCTCGGGGGAGGGGGGCCGCGGAGCGGGGGAGGGGGTCGGCCCCAGACACCGGGTCCGAAGCTGGCCCCCTCCGTCACGACGCGAAGCCGCGTCGCGCCACCTCCCCCGTTGGGGGAGGAATAACCGACGCCGGCTGGGACAAGCTGGCCGGACTGGCCCAGGGTCATCGCCTGCGGATGTCGCCGGCGACGACGGACACGGACGGCTTCTTCGTCGCCCTGTACGAGCGGCGGGCGTGA
- a CDS encoding 5'-methylthioadenosine/S-adenosylhomocysteine nucleosidase (Enables the cleavage of the glycosidic bond in both 5'-methylthioadenosine and S-adenosylhomocysteine), which produces MSAAYDLTPFGPLTALCVMAAEAEYGPALRARIRPLITGVGPVEAAVQTTAALAELAHQGRLPDVIICLGSAGSQTLEHGRIYWVDEVGYRDMDASVLGFPPGVTPFLDQPAVLTLASGPAGQPYARLATGASVVSGEAYDAIDADMVDMETYAVVRAAARFDVPVLGLRGISDGKADLTGLSDWTDTLHVIDEGLAGALDLLKAEFERLTAPLPEETA; this is translated from the coding sequence GTGAGCGCGGCTTACGACCTGACGCCCTTCGGCCCGCTGACGGCGCTGTGCGTGATGGCGGCGGAGGCGGAGTACGGACCGGCGCTGCGGGCGCGGATCAGGCCCCTGATTACCGGCGTCGGCCCGGTCGAGGCGGCCGTCCAGACCACGGCCGCCCTGGCCGAATTGGCGCATCAGGGCCGGCTGCCCGACGTCATCATCTGCCTGGGCTCTGCCGGGTCCCAGACCTTGGAGCACGGCCGCATCTATTGGGTGGACGAGGTCGGCTATCGCGACATGGACGCCTCGGTGCTGGGGTTCCCGCCCGGCGTGACGCCGTTCCTCGACCAGCCGGCTGTCCTGACCCTGGCCAGCGGCCCGGCGGGCCAGCCCTATGCGCGTCTGGCGACCGGAGCATCGGTGGTCTCGGGCGAGGCCTATGACGCCATCGACGCCGACATGGTGGACATGGAAACCTATGCCGTCGTCCGCGCCGCCGCCCGGTTCGACGTGCCGGTGCTGGGTCTGCGCGGCATCAGCGACGGCAAGGCAGACCTGACCGGCCTGTCCGACTGGACCGACACCCTGCATGTGATCGACGAGGGTCTGGCCGGGGCGCTGGACCTGCTGAAAGCCGAATTCGAACGTCTGACCGCGCCATTGCCTGAGGAGACCGCATGA
- the guaA gene encoding glutamine-hydrolyzing GMP synthase, which yields MTDHQKVLIVDFGSQVTQLIARRLREASVYCEIHSYAKAEAALAALKPAAIILSGGPESVHEEGSPRAPQAVFEAGVPVLGICYGEMTLCEQLGGKVEGGHTREFGRAEITVQKASPLLVGLAPVGEDETVWMSHGDKIVAIPEGFDVVATSAGSPYAVIADETRRFYGVQFHPEVMHTPRGATMLKNFTHGIAGLKGDWTMAAYRDEKIAQIREQVGSARVICGLSGGVDSSVAAVLIHEAIGDQLTCVFVDTGLLRKDEATQVTTLFREHYNIPLIHVDTSADFLDALAGQSDPETKRKIIGRVFIEVFDREAGKIEGAEFLAQGTLYPDVIESVSSSSGKAHVIKSHHNVGGLPDYMKLKLVEPLRELFKDEVRALGRELGLTDAFVGRHPFPGPGLAIRIPGEITPEAVETLQQADAIYLDEIRKAGLYDRIWQAFAVLLPVRTVGVMGDARTYEKVLALRAVTSTDGMTADFFEFPWDVLGKCATRIVNEVRGVNRVVYDVTSKPPGTIEWE from the coding sequence ATGACTGATCACCAGAAGGTTCTCATCGTCGATTTCGGCAGCCAGGTGACGCAGCTGATCGCGCGCCGCCTGCGCGAGGCCAGCGTCTATTGCGAGATCCATTCCTATGCGAAGGCGGAGGCGGCGCTGGCCGCGCTGAAGCCGGCGGCGATCATCCTGTCGGGCGGGCCCGAGAGCGTGCACGAGGAAGGCAGCCCCCGCGCGCCCCAGGCCGTGTTCGAGGCCGGCGTGCCGGTGCTGGGCATCTGTTATGGCGAGATGACCCTGTGCGAACAGCTGGGCGGCAAGGTCGAGGGCGGCCACACCCGCGAGTTCGGCCGCGCGGAGATCACGGTCCAGAAGGCCTCGCCCCTGCTGGTCGGCCTGGCCCCGGTCGGCGAGGACGAGACCGTCTGGATGAGCCACGGCGACAAGATCGTGGCGATCCCGGAGGGCTTCGACGTCGTCGCCACCTCGGCCGGGTCGCCCTATGCCGTCATCGCCGACGAGACCCGCCGCTTCTACGGCGTGCAGTTCCATCCGGAGGTCATGCACACGCCGCGCGGTGCCACCATGCTGAAGAACTTCACCCACGGCATCGCCGGGCTGAAGGGCGACTGGACCATGGCCGCCTATCGGGACGAGAAGATCGCCCAGATCCGCGAACAGGTCGGCTCGGCCAGGGTCATCTGCGGCCTGTCCGGCGGCGTCGACTCGTCCGTGGCCGCCGTGCTGATCCATGAGGCCATCGGCGACCAGCTGACCTGCGTGTTCGTGGACACCGGCCTGCTGCGCAAGGACGAGGCGACCCAGGTCACGACCCTGTTCAGGGAGCACTACAACATCCCGCTGATCCACGTTGATACGTCAGCTGATTTCCTCGATGCGCTGGCGGGTCAGTCGGATCCCGAGACCAAGCGCAAGATCATCGGCCGCGTCTTCATCGAGGTGTTCGACCGCGAGGCCGGCAAGATCGAGGGGGCCGAATTTCTGGCGCAAGGCACCCTGTATCCCGATGTGATCGAGAGCGTGTCCTCCTCCAGCGGCAAGGCGCACGTCATCAAGAGCCACCACAATGTCGGTGGCCTGCCCGACTATATGAAGCTGAAACTGGTCGAGCCCCTGCGCGAGCTGTTCAAGGACGAGGTCCGGGCGCTGGGCCGCGAACTGGGCCTGACCGACGCCTTCGTGGGCCGTCACCCGTTCCCCGGACCGGGCCTGGCCATCCGCATCCCCGGCGAGATCACGCCCGAGGCCGTCGAGACCCTGCAGCAGGCCGACGCCATCTATCTGGACGAGATCCGCAAGGCCGGCCTGTACGACAGGATCTGGCAGGCCTTCGCCGTCCTGCTGCCGGTCCGGACGGTCGGGGTGATGGGCGATGCGCGGACCTATGAAAAGGTGCTGGCCCTGCGTGCCGTGACCTCGACCGACGGCATGACGGCGGACTTCTTCGAGTTTCCGTGGGACGTCCTGGGCAAGTGCGCGACCCGCATCGTCAACGAGGTGCGCGGCGTCAACCGCGTCGTCTATGATGTGACGTCCAAGCCGCCCGGCACGATCGAGTGGGAATGA
- a CDS encoding tyrosine-type recombinase/integrase — protein MLTDAALRNIRPKSKSYKMTDRDGLYLLISPKGGIAFKYDYRFNGRRESVTLGSYGPAGLSLAKAREKVLDAKRMIADGVSPALEKQRAKRRLQQARSFEHVAQRWMDHAPMADSTRNMRRSIFNREILPQWRNRLLNEVTPNDLRAHCKTIVDRGAPATAVHVRDIIKQIYAYAILHGEKIDNPADGVGPASISTFRPRDRSLSPTEIRIALNLLGEVATLPTIRLGLKFILLSMVRKSELQDGVWDEVDFANAVWSIPKERMKRSRPHNVYLSTQMLDILIALKTCAGNSRYILPSRYDADAPMSRATFNRVTTAIAERARERDLPLEPFTVHDLRRTASTLLHEMGFNSDWIEKCLAHEERSSRGVYNKAEFEAQRRHMAQEWSNAVDAWEAGRAFTPVLAIPETAGPRFDPRL, from the coding sequence ATGCTTACCGACGCCGCATTGCGAAATATTCGCCCAAAATCAAAATCTTACAAAATGACCGACAGGGACGGTCTGTACCTGCTGATCTCGCCCAAGGGCGGCATCGCGTTCAAGTACGATTATCGGTTCAACGGGCGGCGGGAGTCCGTGACCTTGGGCTCCTACGGTCCGGCGGGATTGTCGCTGGCCAAGGCCCGCGAGAAGGTCCTCGACGCCAAGCGGATGATCGCTGACGGCGTCTCGCCCGCCCTGGAGAAGCAGCGGGCCAAACGACGCCTTCAGCAGGCCCGGAGCTTTGAGCATGTCGCCCAACGCTGGATGGACCATGCGCCCATGGCGGACAGCACCCGCAACATGCGGCGGTCCATCTTCAACCGGGAAATCCTGCCGCAATGGCGCAACCGGCTGCTGAACGAGGTCACGCCCAACGACCTTCGCGCCCACTGCAAGACGATCGTCGACCGCGGCGCGCCGGCGACCGCCGTCCATGTCCGCGATATCATCAAACAGATCTACGCCTACGCCATCCTGCACGGTGAGAAGATCGACAATCCCGCCGACGGGGTGGGGCCGGCCTCCATCTCCACCTTCCGGCCCCGGGACCGGTCGCTGTCGCCGACCGAGATCCGGATCGCGCTGAACCTGCTGGGGGAGGTGGCGACCCTGCCGACGATCCGCCTCGGCCTGAAGTTCATCCTCCTGAGCATGGTCCGCAAGAGCGAACTCCAGGACGGCGTCTGGGATGAGGTCGATTTCGCCAACGCGGTCTGGTCGATCCCGAAGGAGCGGATGAAGCGGTCCCGGCCGCACAACGTCTACCTCTCGACCCAGATGCTCGACATCCTGATCGCGCTGAAGACCTGCGCCGGGAACTCCCGCTACATCCTGCCATCCCGCTATGACGCCGACGCGCCGATGTCGCGGGCGACGTTCAACCGGGTGACCACGGCGATCGCCGAACGGGCCCGGGAGCGGGACCTGCCGCTGGAGCCGTTCACGGTTCACGACCTGCGGCGAACCGCTTCGACGCTCCTGCACGAGATGGGCTTCAACTCGGACTGGATCGAGAAATGCCTCGCCCACGAGGAGCGGTCGTCGCGTGGCGTCTACAACAAGGCCGAGTTCGAGGCCCAGCGCCGCCACATGGCCCAGGAGTGGTCGAACGCCGTGGACGCCTGGGAGGCGGGGCGGGCGTTCACGCCGGTTCTGGCTATCCCGGAGACGGCCGGTCCGCGCTTCGATCCCCGGCTCTGA
- a CDS encoding AlpA family transcriptional regulator, whose amino-acid sequence MAQADPPLRRTIKKPQLRQMVPLADSTIWEMEQRGQFPRRFLLTPRCVVWDLAEVEAWLTLRRAKPIRRAPPPDVRKRITRPVRAGDRSADRPSPG is encoded by the coding sequence ATGGCCCAGGCCGACCCGCCGCTAAGGCGCACGATCAAGAAACCCCAGTTGCGCCAGATGGTGCCGCTGGCCGACAGCACCATCTGGGAGATGGAGCAGCGCGGCCAGTTTCCTCGGCGGTTCCTGCTGACACCGCGGTGCGTCGTCTGGGACCTGGCCGAGGTCGAGGCCTGGCTGACGCTCCGCCGGGCCAAGCCGATCCGTCGGGCGCCGCCGCCCGATGTCCGAAAGCGGATCACCCGACCGGTCAGAGCCGGGGATCGAAGCGCGGACCGGCCGTCTCCGGGATAG
- a CDS encoding helix-turn-helix domain-containing protein — translation MDRALSIGALARRSGTNPPTIRYYEEIGLVRRAERRDGGHRTYGDADLKRLTFIRRCRELGFPIDQVRSLVDLLENGDRSCLDARDLARRNLEDVQTKLSELKALEADLAKLVNDCDAACVGGPGPDCVILEDLTQTRARSCCGPKAA, via the coding sequence ATGGACCGTGCTCTCTCGATCGGAGCTCTCGCCAGGCGCAGCGGGACCAACCCGCCGACGATTCGCTATTACGAAGAGATCGGTCTGGTCCGCCGGGCCGAGCGTCGCGACGGCGGCCACCGCACCTATGGCGACGCTGACCTCAAGCGGTTGACTTTCATCCGTCGCTGCCGCGAGTTGGGCTTTCCCATCGATCAGGTGCGCAGCCTTGTCGATCTGCTGGAGAACGGCGACCGCTCCTGCCTCGACGCCCGCGATCTGGCGCGACGGAACCTGGAGGACGTCCAGACCAAGCTCTCCGAACTGAAGGCGCTGGAAGCCGATCTGGCCAAGCTCGTGAACGATTGCGACGCCGCCTGTGTCGGCGGCCCCGGCCCGGACTGCGTTATCCTGGAAGACCTCACCCAGACCCGCGCACGCTCGTGTTGTGGGCCGAAGGCGGCCTGA